A window from Corynebacterium urogenitale encodes these proteins:
- a CDS encoding ABC transporter ATP-binding protein, giving the protein MEDVTHSNSPIISTPATAPALAEDLMIDMQGVSVVRGGRAILSPMNWQVELDERWIIIGPNGAGKTTLMRLAAAQMFPTTGTVTLVGEQMGRVDLREIRTAIGMSSSAMAQRIPGDEKVSDIVISAGYDVMGRWREEYDEMDYERAIEILEQVGAIHLADQQWGTLSEGERKRTLIARALMTDPELLLLDEPGAGLDLGGREDLIELLTQLAEDPDSPAIVMITHHVEEIPPGFTHAMLLDEGEVVAQGVLEDVLTSENLTTAFHQPIGVSRHEGRWFARRARRGGSHRSRG; this is encoded by the coding sequence ATGGAGGACGTGACACATTCCAATAGCCCCATCATTTCCACCCCGGCCACGGCACCAGCACTCGCTGAGGACCTCATGATTGACATGCAGGGAGTCTCGGTCGTGCGTGGTGGGCGAGCGATCCTCTCGCCGATGAACTGGCAGGTCGAACTCGATGAACGATGGATCATTATTGGCCCCAACGGTGCTGGCAAAACGACTCTCATGCGCCTCGCAGCGGCTCAAATGTTTCCGACCACGGGAACCGTGACACTCGTGGGGGAGCAAATGGGTCGCGTGGATTTGCGCGAGATCCGCACGGCGATCGGCATGTCTTCCTCCGCCATGGCTCAGCGCATCCCCGGTGATGAGAAGGTCTCCGATATCGTCATCTCCGCAGGTTACGACGTCATGGGTCGCTGGCGCGAAGAATACGATGAGATGGACTACGAACGTGCCATTGAGATTCTCGAACAGGTCGGAGCAATCCACCTCGCGGATCAACAGTGGGGCACGTTGAGTGAGGGTGAACGCAAGCGCACTCTCATTGCCCGCGCGCTGATGACGGATCCGGAGCTGCTGTTGCTCGACGAGCCGGGGGCGGGTCTGGATCTCGGCGGTCGTGAGGATCTCATCGAGTTGCTCACTCAACTGGCCGAGGATCCCGATTCCCCAGCCATTGTGATGATCACCCACCACGTGGAAGAAATTCCACCGGGATTCACCCACGCCATGCTTTTGGACGAAGGGGAAGTGGTGGCCCAGGGCGTGCTGGAGGACGTCTTGACCTCCGAGAACTTGACGACGGCATTCCATCAGCCGATCGGAGTCAGCCGTCACGAAGGT
- a CDS encoding alpha-1,4-glucan--maltose-1-phosphate maltosyltransferase: MIGRLGIDNVSPIIALGQVPAKAIVGQVFPVSATVWREGHDAISATLVVRRPSGSEGGRAKITMTAEEGERANPDLRHALFVPDVPGLWTFRVDAWSDPMATWFNAINKKVAAGQGAEMLANDLEVGAKLFNRAEEKVSRSHTKTMRKVAEALRDESLPLEDRIAPAFTAEVKEALERRPLRDLLTRGQEFEVLVEPLESGYGAWYEFFPRSTGGVDANGVPVHGTFATAEKDLPRIAAMGFDTIYLPPIHPIGTINRKGKNNTLTPTKEDVGSPWAIGSAEGGHEAVHPELGTVEDFEHFVEEAGNNGLRVALDLALQCAPDHPWATSHPEWFTVLPDGTIAYAENPPKKYQDIYPLNFDNDPDGLYHEVLKVVRLWVGRGVRVFRVDNPHTKPTNFWHWLIKEVHRTDPDVIFLAEAFTRPPRLYGLAKAGFTQSYSYFTWKTSKEDLEEFATDVASGADVFRPNLFVNTPDILHESLQTGGRAMFAIRAALAATMAPLWGVYSGFELYEHQPVHEGSEEYLNSEKYELRPRDFAAAAANGDSLEPWITALNTWRKANPALQQQRNLHIHETNNENLLAYSRVDAVTGNAILVVVNLDSKNVQEGQVTVDLEAVGLAPRAGFEDDLGIQEHYEVLDLPTNQIFNWSTENYVRLDPDFQVAHILRLPDVPEQRRAPVAYRGGDAEEFDPRG, encoded by the coding sequence ATGATCGGCCGCCTCGGCATCGATAACGTCTCTCCAATCATCGCTTTGGGCCAGGTTCCGGCCAAGGCCATCGTGGGGCAGGTCTTCCCTGTCTCCGCCACCGTCTGGCGTGAAGGGCACGACGCCATCTCCGCCACCCTCGTCGTCCGCCGCCCCTCCGGTTCCGAGGGCGGCCGCGCGAAGATCACGATGACCGCTGAAGAGGGCGAGCGAGCAAACCCCGATCTACGCCATGCACTGTTTGTTCCGGATGTGCCGGGGTTATGGACCTTCCGTGTCGATGCCTGGAGCGACCCCATGGCGACGTGGTTCAACGCTATCAATAAGAAGGTTGCTGCTGGCCAGGGCGCGGAGATGCTGGCCAACGACCTCGAGGTGGGCGCTAAACTATTTAACCGAGCTGAGGAAAAGGTCTCTCGCAGCCACACCAAGACGATGCGGAAGGTCGCCGAGGCTTTGCGCGATGAGTCCCTACCGCTGGAGGACCGCATCGCCCCTGCTTTCACCGCCGAGGTCAAGGAAGCACTCGAGCGCCGACCACTGCGCGACCTGCTCACCCGTGGCCAGGAATTTGAGGTGCTGGTAGAGCCACTCGAATCCGGCTACGGCGCATGGTACGAATTCTTCCCCCGCTCTACTGGTGGTGTGGATGCCAATGGAGTCCCCGTCCACGGCACCTTTGCCACCGCAGAAAAAGACCTTCCCCGCATCGCGGCGATGGGCTTCGACACAATCTACCTGCCACCGATCCACCCCATCGGCACGATCAACCGCAAGGGTAAGAACAACACTCTGACCCCGACCAAGGAAGATGTCGGCTCCCCCTGGGCCATTGGTTCGGCCGAAGGTGGGCATGAGGCCGTCCATCCAGAGCTCGGCACGGTAGAGGACTTCGAGCATTTCGTGGAGGAGGCGGGCAATAATGGCCTCCGCGTAGCCTTGGATTTGGCTTTGCAGTGCGCACCCGATCACCCGTGGGCTACGTCCCATCCCGAGTGGTTCACCGTGCTACCTGACGGCACTATCGCCTACGCGGAGAACCCGCCGAAGAAGTACCAGGATATTTACCCGCTGAACTTCGATAATGATCCCGATGGCCTCTACCACGAGGTGCTCAAGGTTGTTCGTTTGTGGGTGGGCCGCGGCGTGCGCGTTTTCCGTGTGGATAACCCACACACTAAGCCAACGAATTTCTGGCACTGGCTGATTAAGGAAGTACACCGCACTGATCCGGATGTCATTTTCCTGGCGGAGGCTTTCACGCGCCCACCACGCCTCTACGGTCTAGCGAAGGCGGGCTTTACCCAGTCTTATAGCTACTTCACGTGGAAGACGAGCAAGGAAGACCTGGAGGAGTTCGCTACCGACGTGGCAAGTGGCGCAGACGTGTTCCGCCCCAACCTCTTCGTCAACACACCGGATATTCTTCACGAATCCCTACAAACCGGTGGCCGCGCGATGTTCGCCATTCGCGCCGCATTGGCTGCCACGATGGCTCCCCTGTGGGGCGTCTACTCCGGATTTGAACTCTACGAGCATCAGCCGGTTCACGAAGGTTCGGAGGAATATCTCAACTCCGAGAAGTACGAGCTACGCCCGCGCGACTTCGCAGCTGCCGCAGCCAACGGAGATTCCCTGGAACCTTGGATTACTGCGCTCAACACCTGGCGTAAGGCCAATCCAGCACTGCAGCAGCAGCGTAATCTCCACATTCACGAGACGAATAACGAAAACCTCCTGGCTTATTCTCGCGTGGATGCCGTCACGGGAAATGCAATCCTCGTGGTGGTGAACCTGGACTCCAAGAATGTTCAGGAAGGTCAGGTGACCGTGGATCTCGAAGCTGTCGGTCTCGCTCCCCGCGCTGGTTTCGAGGATGATCTGGGGATCCAGGAGCACTACGAAGTGCTGGACTTGCCGACCAACCAGATCTTCAATTGGTCCACCGAAAACTATGTCCGACTTGATCCGGATTTCCAGGTAGCGCACATCCTTCGACTCCCGGATGTGCCGGAGCAACGGCGTGCACCGGTGGCCTACAGGGGTGGCGACGCGGAGGAATTTGACCCGCGCGGGTAG
- the glgB gene encoding 1,4-alpha-glucan branching protein GlgB — MTETNATLLDHFDRARLVQCRHYAPHDVLGQHLVETSEGRRVLFRTVQPGADAVSVGIGNAAPIAMTNTGDDIFELLTDSAERSESYNFDVTWGEHTTTIADPYNCLPTVGELDLHLIGEGRHERLWEALGARVLTNHEGEPSGVAFSVWAPHAAGVAVIGDFNGWNARQHPMRCLGSTGIWELYIPGVHAGAHYKFAITTGDGNRLDKADPMARLAEPAPATASIVVGPHNYAWQDQDWIAKRQSHDFLHQPMSVYEVHLGSWRKGLSYRELATELVSYVRDKGYTHVELMGVSEHPFEPSWGYQVTSYYAPNNRYGGPDDFRALIDALHAAGIGVIMDWVPGHFPRDEWALARFDGQACYEHPDPRRGDQPDWGTHVFDFGRNEVKNFLVANALYWCHEFHIDGLRVDAVASMLYLDYSRKDGEWLPNIYGGRENLDAVSFLQEMNATVQRDVPGVLTIAEESTSWPGVTKPTHEDGLGFSLKWNMGWMHDTLEYIQRDPIYRGHHHGEITFSMVYAYSENYVLPISHDEVVHGKGTLWSRMPAGSSWDRAAMVRTLLAYMWSHPGKKLLFQGQEFGQVQEWNEGRGVDWGDNEGWEGEFHRGIGALSTKLNELYTSLPALGTGDHSPEGFRWIAADDSHNNVLSYIRRSEDGSQQVACVINFSGTTHENYRIGLPVAGTWREVLNTDHTEYEGAGRGQGDLIAEGPGSHGLSTSAVLEVPAHTARFFVLED, encoded by the coding sequence ATGACGGAGACGAACGCCACCCTGCTCGACCATTTCGACCGCGCTCGCCTTGTGCAGTGCCGTCACTACGCTCCCCACGATGTCCTGGGCCAGCACCTCGTGGAAACCTCCGAGGGGCGGCGGGTGCTCTTCCGCACTGTTCAGCCCGGCGCAGATGCCGTGTCCGTAGGTATTGGCAATGCGGCCCCCATCGCCATGACGAACACGGGCGATGACATTTTCGAATTGCTCACAGACTCCGCTGAGCGCAGCGAATCATACAATTTCGATGTCACGTGGGGCGAACACACCACCACCATTGCAGACCCATACAACTGCCTACCAACAGTGGGAGAACTCGATCTCCACCTCATCGGGGAAGGGCGCCATGAACGCCTGTGGGAGGCACTGGGTGCTCGTGTCCTCACCAATCACGAAGGCGAGCCTAGTGGCGTCGCATTTTCAGTCTGGGCACCTCACGCGGCGGGCGTGGCCGTCATCGGCGACTTCAACGGATGGAACGCACGCCAGCACCCCATGCGCTGCCTCGGCTCGACGGGCATCTGGGAGCTTTACATTCCAGGCGTCCACGCTGGCGCGCACTACAAGTTCGCCATCACCACCGGTGACGGCAACCGACTGGACAAGGCTGACCCGATGGCCCGGCTCGCCGAACCTGCACCTGCCACAGCATCGATCGTCGTGGGGCCGCACAACTACGCCTGGCAGGACCAGGATTGGATCGCCAAAAGGCAGTCCCACGACTTCCTGCACCAACCAATGAGTGTCTACGAGGTGCACCTCGGCAGCTGGCGTAAAGGGTTGAGCTACCGCGAACTCGCCACTGAGCTGGTCTCCTACGTCCGCGACAAGGGATACACACACGTCGAGCTCATGGGTGTCTCCGAACACCCCTTCGAACCCTCCTGGGGCTACCAAGTCACGAGCTACTATGCACCGAATAACCGCTACGGCGGACCGGATGACTTCCGTGCTCTCATCGATGCACTCCATGCTGCGGGCATAGGCGTCATCATGGACTGGGTTCCTGGCCACTTCCCCCGCGACGAGTGGGCTCTAGCCCGCTTTGATGGTCAGGCCTGCTACGAGCACCCGGATCCACGACGCGGCGACCAACCGGACTGGGGCACGCACGTCTTCGACTTCGGCCGCAACGAAGTCAAAAACTTCCTCGTCGCCAACGCCCTGTACTGGTGCCACGAATTCCACATCGATGGTCTGCGCGTCGACGCCGTCGCCTCCATGCTCTATCTGGATTACTCCCGCAAGGACGGCGAGTGGCTCCCGAATATCTACGGTGGCCGGGAGAATCTAGACGCGGTCAGCTTCCTGCAGGAGATGAACGCCACGGTTCAGCGGGATGTGCCGGGCGTGCTGACAATCGCCGAGGAATCCACCAGCTGGCCGGGTGTAACCAAGCCAACGCACGAGGACGGCCTTGGGTTCAGCTTGAAGTGGAACATGGGTTGGATGCACGACACTCTGGAGTACATCCAACGCGACCCGATCTACCGCGGGCATCACCACGGAGAAATCACGTTCTCCATGGTGTACGCGTACTCGGAGAACTACGTTCTGCCCATCAGCCACGATGAGGTTGTGCACGGCAAGGGCACCCTCTGGTCACGCATGCCCGCGGGCTCCTCGTGGGATCGGGCGGCCATGGTGCGCACCCTGCTGGCCTACATGTGGTCCCATCCGGGTAAGAAGCTGCTCTTCCAAGGTCAGGAATTCGGCCAGGTCCAGGAGTGGAACGAAGGACGTGGCGTGGACTGGGGAGATAATGAAGGCTGGGAAGGCGAATTCCACCGCGGTATTGGGGCGCTGAGCACGAAACTCAATGAGCTCTACACTTCCCTGCCTGCCTTGGGGACTGGCGATCACTCACCGGAGGGTTTCCGGTGGATCGCCGCAGACGATTCGCACAACAACGTCCTGTCCTACATCCGCCGCAGTGAAGACGGATCGCAACAGGTGGCGTGCGTGATCAACTTCTCGGGTACCACGCACGAGAATTACCGCATTGGCCTTCCTGTTGCCGGAACATGGCGCGAGGTGTTGAATACCGATCACACGGAGTACGAGGGTGCAGGCCGCGGGCAAGGCGACCTCATCGCCGAGGGGCCGGGTTCTCACGGTCTGTCCACAAGTGCCGTGCTGGAGGTTCCGGCGCACACGGCTCGGTTCTTCGTACTGGAGGATTAA
- a CDS encoding tetratricopeptide repeat protein, which produces MTHPNAPQGSSQSAGPRFVGGAIDLGDVKARAQAREEAAERVNQAQQAAGTAGEVERFAEVTPESFEQDLVIRSTQVAVVLLLGTARSEASEELKTMLGRLAQMVDVPQEDVKFVVRYVDVDTNGEIAQALNVKAVPTVIALAGGRPLTQFEGGQPEEQIKRWIEAVISATDGKLQGLPPAFGEPVETEEPRMEEAAGKLESGDFDGAIAAYDAILADEPGHAEAKAARANTLLLQRVQAADNAVASGEKEADPVEAAGQEADRLLLAGQKEQAFDVLIEQIRVNADDARDAAKQRLLDLFAMFDAGDPEVIAARTRMASALF; this is translated from the coding sequence ATGACTCACCCCAATGCGCCGCAAGGCTCTTCCCAGTCTGCAGGTCCTCGCTTTGTGGGAGGTGCGATTGATCTGGGCGATGTCAAAGCACGCGCGCAAGCCCGAGAGGAGGCTGCTGAGCGAGTTAACCAGGCTCAACAGGCAGCGGGTACCGCTGGGGAAGTGGAGCGTTTTGCGGAGGTTACTCCGGAGAGCTTTGAGCAGGACCTCGTCATCCGTTCGACCCAGGTCGCTGTTGTCCTCCTATTGGGAACCGCGCGTTCCGAGGCCTCCGAGGAACTGAAAACTATGCTTGGCCGCTTGGCCCAGATGGTGGATGTGCCACAAGAGGACGTGAAGTTCGTTGTCCGGTACGTCGATGTGGACACTAACGGCGAAATTGCTCAGGCTCTGAACGTGAAGGCGGTACCGACGGTCATCGCCCTGGCTGGTGGTCGCCCACTGACCCAATTCGAGGGCGGGCAGCCCGAAGAACAGATCAAGCGGTGGATCGAAGCAGTTATTAGCGCCACCGATGGCAAATTGCAGGGCCTACCGCCGGCGTTCGGGGAACCCGTAGAAACTGAAGAGCCACGGATGGAAGAAGCAGCCGGGAAGCTGGAAAGCGGGGATTTCGACGGAGCAATCGCTGCATATGATGCGATCTTGGCCGATGAGCCCGGACATGCTGAGGCGAAGGCTGCTCGCGCCAACACCTTGCTGCTGCAGCGAGTACAGGCAGCCGACAATGCGGTGGCGTCGGGGGAAAAGGAGGCCGATCCAGTTGAGGCAGCGGGGCAGGAGGCCGACCGTCTGCTCTTGGCAGGACAGAAGGAGCAAGCCTTTGACGTGCTGATCGAGCAGATCCGTGTCAATGCCGACGATGCACGCGATGCCGCAAAGCAGCGCCTGCTTGACTTGTTCGCCATGTTCGACGCCGGTGACCCAGAGGTCATCGCCGCACGCACGCGAATGGCGAGCGCGCTGTTCTAA
- the nucS gene encoding endonuclease NucS: MRLVIARCSVDYVGRLEAHLPEADRLIMVKADGSVSVHADDRAYKPLNWMTSPCTLTELLPSSVGDGDPLLDATTHPEFEDERVAQLWIVANKTAEQLRIRIYEIYSDSTHDLGEDPGLQKDGVEAHLQELLAEQIELLGEGYTLVQREYPTPIGPVDILARDKDDAIVAVEIKRRGGIDGVEQLTRYVELLNRDELLTPVRGVFAAQEIKPQAKTLAEDRGIRCLTLDYSAMRGTDDSEFRLF, translated from the coding sequence ATGCGTCTAGTCATCGCCCGTTGCAGTGTCGATTACGTTGGTCGTTTGGAGGCTCACTTACCGGAAGCTGACCGCCTCATCATGGTCAAGGCTGACGGCTCCGTGTCCGTGCATGCGGACGATCGTGCGTACAAGCCACTGAACTGGATGACCTCGCCGTGTACGCTGACCGAATTGCTGCCGTCCTCCGTCGGAGATGGTGATCCACTTCTCGACGCCACGACCCACCCGGAATTCGAGGATGAGCGCGTAGCACAGCTGTGGATCGTCGCCAACAAAACGGCTGAGCAGCTGCGCATCCGAATTTATGAGATTTATTCGGATTCCACTCACGATCTCGGTGAGGATCCAGGTCTGCAGAAGGATGGCGTGGAGGCCCACTTGCAGGAACTCCTAGCCGAGCAGATTGAGTTACTGGGGGAGGGATACACCCTCGTGCAGCGCGAATACCCCACACCAATTGGCCCTGTGGACATTCTCGCTCGGGATAAGGATGACGCAATTGTCGCTGTGGAAATTAAACGACGCGGCGGCATCGACGGTGTTGAACAATTAACCCGCTATGTGGAATTGCTTAATCGGGATGAGCTCTTGACGCCGGTCCGCGGTGTATTTGCAGCCCAGGAAATCAAGCCCCAGGCTAAGACGTTGGCGGAGGATCGTGGCATTCGTTGTCTCACTTTGGATTACTCCGCGATGCGTGGCACGGATGATAGCGAATTTCGGCTGTTCTAA
- a CDS encoding DUF2550 domain-containing protein, whose product MKIILFLILGMLVLACLGALWRFTALRSKGYPVVIRSLPNEDARHWRHGVLVYSGTSAKFYKLRSIRPESDLSFTRLGTEIISRREITQRERNCLESDLHVIEVEHRQKRWELALDSQGDTALVAWLESGPSARRDRYSAYNHPRPI is encoded by the coding sequence GTGAAAATCATTCTTTTTCTTATTCTCGGCATGCTGGTTTTGGCTTGTCTTGGCGCATTGTGGCGCTTCACCGCGCTGCGATCTAAGGGTTACCCCGTGGTCATCCGCTCCCTTCCTAACGAGGACGCGCGGCACTGGCGGCACGGGGTTTTGGTGTATTCGGGGACGTCCGCAAAGTTCTATAAACTGCGCAGCATTCGCCCCGAGTCCGATCTGAGTTTTACTCGCTTGGGGACGGAGATCATCAGTCGGCGTGAGATCACCCAACGCGAACGCAACTGCCTGGAGAGCGACCTCCACGTGATTGAAGTAGAGCACCGCCAGAAACGATGGGAGCTGGCGCTCGATTCACAGGGGGACACCGCCCTCGTAGCATGGCTGGAATCGGGTCCCTCGGCCCGCCGTGATCGCTACTCGGCGTACAACCACCCGCGCCCGATTTAG
- a CDS encoding F0F1 ATP synthase subunit epsilon encodes MAEIAAQLVAVERALWTGTATSVTAQTTEGEIGVLPGHEPLLGQLVENGVVVIRTGEGEKKVASVKGGFLSVSSEKITILADSAVWADEVDVADAESRLQNAESETEKAQAESELRAVKRLQEK; translated from the coding sequence ATGGCTGAGATTGCCGCTCAATTGGTCGCCGTGGAACGTGCGTTGTGGACTGGTACCGCAACGTCCGTCACCGCGCAGACGACTGAAGGCGAGATCGGCGTGCTCCCTGGTCACGAGCCTCTGCTCGGCCAGCTGGTCGAGAACGGCGTTGTGGTCATTCGGACTGGCGAGGGTGAGAAGAAGGTTGCGTCCGTTAAGGGTGGCTTCCTCTCCGTATCTTCCGAGAAGATCACCATCCTCGCGGACTCCGCGGTGTGGGCCGATGAGGTCGACGTCGCTGATGCCGAGTCTCGCCTGCAGAACGCCGAATCCGAGACGGAGAAGGCCCAAGCAGAGTCCGAGTTGCGCGCTGTGAAGCGACTTCAGGAGAAGTAA
- the atpD gene encoding F0F1 ATP synthase subunit beta yields MTTAIQEQQNAAPTAAGRVVRVIGPVVDVEFPRGQQPALFNALTVEVSLEAVAKTITLEVAQHLGDNLVRAVSMAPTDGLVRGAEVKDTGKPISVPVGDVVKGHVFNALGDCIDEPGLGRDGEQWGIHREPPAFDQLEGKTEILETGIKVIDLLTPYVKGGKIGLFGGAGVGKTVLIQEMITRIAREFSGTSVFAGVGERTREGTDLFLEMEEMGVLQDTALVFGQMDEPPGVRMRVALSGLTMAEYFRDVQGQDVLLFIDNIFRFTQAGSEVSTLLGRMPSAVGYQPTLADEMGVLQERITSTKGKSITSLQAVYVPADDYTDPAPATTFAHLDATTELDRGIASKGIYPAVNPLTSTSRILEPGIVGERHYEIAQRVINILQKNKELQDIIAILGMDELSEEDKVTVQRARRLERFLGQNFFVAEKFTGIPGSYVPLKDTIDAFERICDGEFDHYPEQAFNGLGGLDDVEAAYKKLNEK; encoded by the coding sequence ATGACTACAGCAATTCAGGAGCAGCAGAACGCTGCACCGACTGCTGCGGGCCGCGTCGTGCGAGTCATCGGCCCGGTTGTCGACGTGGAGTTCCCACGCGGCCAGCAGCCGGCTCTGTTCAACGCCCTGACCGTCGAGGTTTCCCTCGAGGCCGTGGCAAAGACCATTACCCTCGAGGTTGCTCAGCACCTTGGTGACAACCTCGTTCGCGCCGTGTCCATGGCCCCAACCGATGGCCTGGTTCGTGGTGCAGAGGTTAAGGACACCGGTAAGCCAATTTCCGTGCCAGTCGGCGATGTCGTGAAGGGCCACGTGTTCAACGCACTGGGCGACTGCATCGACGAGCCAGGGCTGGGACGCGACGGCGAGCAGTGGGGCATCCACCGCGAGCCACCAGCATTCGATCAGCTGGAAGGTAAGACCGAGATCCTCGAGACCGGCATTAAGGTCATCGACCTGTTGACCCCTTACGTGAAGGGCGGCAAGATCGGCCTCTTCGGTGGTGCAGGTGTTGGTAAGACCGTGCTGATCCAGGAGATGATCACCCGTATCGCCCGCGAGTTCTCCGGTACTTCCGTGTTCGCCGGTGTGGGCGAGCGTACCCGTGAGGGTACGGACCTCTTCCTCGAGATGGAAGAGATGGGCGTGCTCCAGGACACCGCCCTGGTGTTCGGCCAGATGGATGAGCCACCAGGAGTCCGTATGCGCGTGGCGCTGTCCGGTCTGACCATGGCGGAGTACTTCCGCGATGTCCAGGGCCAGGACGTGCTGCTGTTCATCGACAACATCTTCCGCTTCACCCAGGCTGGTTCTGAGGTTTCCACGCTGCTGGGCCGCATGCCTTCCGCAGTGGGTTACCAGCCAACCCTGGCTGACGAGATGGGTGTTCTGCAGGAGCGCATTACCTCCACCAAGGGTAAGTCCATTACCTCCCTGCAGGCCGTTTACGTGCCAGCCGATGACTACACCGACCCGGCACCGGCAACGACCTTCGCACACCTCGATGCAACCACCGAGCTTGACCGCGGTATCGCATCGAAGGGTATTTACCCAGCAGTGAACCCGCTGACCTCCACCTCTCGTATCCTCGAGCCAGGCATCGTCGGCGAGCGCCACTACGAGATCGCGCAGCGCGTGATCAACATCCTGCAGAAGAACAAGGAACTCCAGGACATCATCGCCATCCTCGGTATGGACGAGCTGTCTGAGGAAGACAAGGTGACCGTGCAGCGCGCACGTCGCCTGGAGCGCTTCCTCGGCCAGAACTTCTTCGTTGCGGAGAAGTTCACTGGCATCCCAGGTTCCTACGTTCCACTGAAGGACACCATCGACGCTTTCGAGCGCATCTGTGACGGCGAGTTCGACCACTACCCAGAGCAGGCCTTCAACGGCCTCGGTGGTCTTGACGACGTTGAGGCTGCGTACAAGAAGCTCAACGAGAAGTAA
- a CDS encoding F0F1 ATP synthase subunit gamma — MASLRELRTRIKSVNSTKKITKAQELIATSRITKAQARVSASQPYADEITNVIQRLASASSLQNKMLQEPENAERAAILVISSDRGMCGGYNNNVFKTTAELRKKLRDEGKDIVLYVAGGKGVSYYNFRNEELGGSWTGFSQDPDYAATHNLRRHLIDGFVAGSNGTAKWREGVNGTEGEGVQGFDEVHIVYTEFESMLTQRAQAHRLLPIETVVEEEKLELGEDMVSDKADQVGAEYEFEPDPDKLLDALLPQYVSRGIFAAMLEAAASESAARRTAMSAATDNATELVTQLSRVANQARQAQITQEITEIVGGASALGDSGESD, encoded by the coding sequence ATGGCTAGTCTTCGCGAATTGAGGACGCGCATTAAGTCCGTGAACTCAACTAAGAAGATCACCAAGGCCCAAGAGCTGATCGCCACCTCGAGGATCACGAAGGCCCAGGCACGCGTTTCCGCATCTCAGCCATACGCTGATGAGATCACCAACGTGATCCAGCGTCTGGCATCCGCTTCCAGCTTGCAGAACAAGATGCTGCAGGAGCCGGAGAATGCTGAGCGCGCTGCAATCCTCGTGATCTCGAGTGACCGTGGCATGTGCGGTGGCTACAACAACAACGTGTTCAAGACGACTGCGGAGTTGCGCAAGAAGCTTCGCGACGAAGGCAAAGACATAGTCCTGTATGTCGCGGGTGGTAAGGGCGTTTCTTACTACAACTTCCGTAACGAGGAGCTCGGTGGCTCCTGGACTGGTTTCTCCCAGGATCCGGACTACGCCGCTACTCACAATCTGCGTCGTCACCTGATCGACGGCTTCGTCGCCGGATCCAACGGCACTGCTAAGTGGCGCGAAGGCGTCAATGGCACCGAAGGAGAAGGTGTACAGGGCTTCGATGAGGTGCACATTGTTTACACCGAGTTCGAATCCATGCTGACTCAGCGTGCGCAGGCTCACCGCCTGCTGCCGATTGAGACTGTCGTGGAGGAGGAAAAGCTTGAACTGGGCGAGGACATGGTCTCCGATAAGGCCGACCAGGTTGGAGCCGAGTACGAGTTCGAGCCGGACCCGGACAAGCTGCTTGACGCACTGCTGCCGCAGTATGTCTCCCGCGGTATTTTCGCCGCGATGTTGGAGGCTGCTGCATCAGAGTCTGCCGCCCGTCGTACCGCTATGAGCGCTGCGACCGACAATGCAACAGAGCTGGTCACCCAGCTTTCCCGCGTGGCGAACCAGGCTCGTCAGGCGCAGATTACCCAGGAAATCACAGAGATCGTCGGTGGCGCGTCCGCGCTCGGCGATAGCGGAGAAAGTGACTAA